A genomic region of Cannabis sativa cultivar Pink pepper isolate KNU-18-1 chromosome 1, ASM2916894v1, whole genome shotgun sequence contains the following coding sequences:
- the LOC133034609 gene encoding uncharacterized protein LOC133034609, with protein MSNSSSDETTSSETSSNPSTTPSPIHTIIGNPFAMNNNNEIQQRTLNDYLHPTQTSIPSCFIFPPNMPSLGVKPGIIQLLPTFHGIENENPYVHIREFEEVVDTFYDRATINDAARLKFFPFSLKDKAKSWLYSLRSRSIGTWEEMTKTFFVKYFPVHKTNSLKRQISTFSQKDNETFYQVWERFKDLLSQCPHHGYESWRIVSYFYEGLTSRERQFVEMMCNGEFLQKEPEEALEFLIELAEKSHTWTGPSAAESTNRNRPAGIYQLREEDSLKAQVEALKKQIEILTTKDGQKGRMVAQAQSRPLEPCFVCGENDHLAKDCLVYKEMKGVHEEQCNALGQYNKPFSHAYNPGWRNHPNFSWRDNSNQGQTSGGQWRNENQAQPPKAYHAPQYHAQQQGNSLENTIHAFIEEQTKINRQLKEDVQEIKSQFSKLNTSLAISEKGRLPSQPQFNAQGQHMAETSTSNDPIVKGVNAITTRSGKALEDPSIKTTTSNSKVAPDSAPINAQAKVPFPQALRPVGKIPENRAELLEHLTQVKINLPLLHIIKQVPAYAKIIKDLCTAKRKHHVKKTAFLTEQVSAVIEQKTPPKYKDPGCPTISCQIGTHEVSQALLDLGASVNLMPYSVYSQLGLGEMKPTSVVSCSLLTALSKSLGVSLRMFLFKLRNSIIPWTSLFWILNLWSTWNPKFPSSLEDHSLPLQML; from the coding sequence ATGAGTAACTCTTCTTCTGACGAAACCACTTCTAGTGAAACTTCGTCCAATCCATCCACTACTCCTTCTCCCATTCACACGATAATCGGTAATCCTTTcgcaatgaataataataatgaaatacaaCAGAGAACACTTAATGATTACCTTCACCCCACCCAAACTTCCATACCATCATGCTTCATATTTCCTCCTAATATGCCAAGTCTTGGTGTCAAACCCGGCATTATTCAACTTTTGCCAACTTTTCATGGAATAGAAAATGAAAATCCATACGTGCATATTAGGGAGTTTGAGGAAGTTGTTGACACTTTTTATGACCGAGCAACCATCAATGATGCTGCACGTTTAAAGTTTTTCCCCTTCTCCTTGAAGGATAAAGCTAAAAGTTGGTTGTATTCTTTGAGATCTAGGTCTATTGGAACATGGGAAGAAATGACCAAAAcattttttgttaaatattttccTGTCCATAAGACCAACAGTTTGAAAAGACAAATCTCAACATTTTCCCAAAAAGACAATGAAACATTCTATCAAGTCTGGGAGAGATTTAAAGATCTCTTAAGTCAGTGTCCACACCACGGGTACGAGAGTTGGCGCATCGTCAGCTACTTCTATGAAGGCCTCACAAGTCGTGAGCGCCAGTTCGTAGAAATGATGTGCAACGGTGAGTTCCTTCAAAAGGAACCCGAAGAAGCTCTTGAGTTTCTCATTGAGCTTGCTGAAAAATCTCACACATGGACTGGTCCAAGTGCTGCTGAAAGCACCAACAGAAATCGACCAGCTGGGATTTACCAACTTCGGGAAGAGGATAGCTTAAAGGCCCAAGTCGAAGCTTTAAAAAAGCAAATTGAAATCCTTACGACTAAAGATGGCCAAAAAGGGCGCATGGTTGCCCAAGCACAATCCAGACCACTCGAACCTTGTTTCGTTTGTGGAGAAAATGACCATTTAGCTAAGGACTGCTTAGTTTACAAAGAAATGAAGGGGGTTCATGAGGAGCAATGCAATGCCTTAGGGCAATATAACAAGCCATTCTCCCATGCGTACAACCCTGGTTGGAGAAACCACCCGAATTTCAGTTGGAGAGATAATTCCAACCAAGGTCAAACGTCTGGAGGACAATGGAGAAATGAGAATCAAGCTCAACCTCCAAAGGCATATCATGCACCTCAATACCATGCTCAACAACAAGGAAACTCCCTTGAAAATACCATTCATGCATTCATTGAGGAACAAACCAAAATCAATCGCCAATTAAAGGAAGATGTCCAAGAAATAAAAagtcaattttcaaaattgaacaCATCCTTAGCTATTTCTGAGAAAGGCAGACTTCCTTCCCAACCTCAATTCAATGCACAAGGGCAACATATGGCTGAAACCTCCACCTCTAATGATCCCATCGTTAAAGGGGTTAACGCCATCACAACAAGAAGTGGTAAAGCTTTGGAAGATCCATCCATCAAAACCACTacttcaaattcaaaagttgcCCCTGACAGTGCACCGATAAATGCTCAAGCAAAAGTACCATTTCCCCAGGCTCTTAGACCTGTTGGAAAAATTCCTGAAAACCGAGCTGAACTCCTTGAGCACTTGACACAAGTGaagattaatcttcctttgctTCATATCATAAAACAAGTGCCAGCTTATGCCAAAATCATCAAGGACTTGTGCACTGCTAAGAGAAAGCACCATGTCAAGAAGACTGCTTTCTTGACTGAACAAGTGAGTGCGGTGATCGAACAAAAGACACCGCCAAAATACAAAGATCCTGGTTGTCCCACCATTTCATGCCAAATTGGGACTCATGAAGTCAGCCAAGCTTTGCTTGACCTTGGCGCGAGTGTGAATCTCATGCCTTACTCTGTGTACTCGCAACTTGGTCTTGGAGAAATGAAGCCAACATCTGTTGTGTCTTGCAGCTTGCTGACCGCTCTATCAAAAAGCCTCGGGGTATCGTTGAGGATGTTCTTGTTCAAATTGAGAAATTCTATTATCCCGTGGACTTCCTTGTTCTGGATACTCAATCTGTGGTCAACATGGAATCCAAAATTCCCATCATCCTTGGAAGACCATTCCTTGCCACTGCAAATGCTTTGA
- the LOC115707453 gene encoding cysteine-rich receptor-like protein kinase 26 isoform X2: MISFGTLNMSPLTLLLFFLFRLIHLPIPNHAQLIDCTSSAEYCWNCSSNGGNYSANSLYQRNLNNLLLSFPSVALAPKTIRFYNLSSPQVLNKVNVIALCRGDVDSTNCLSCLNTTSRMILDQCPNQMEAILWGERCMVRYSNRSIYQVLEEDPSGMLPSPNPVPDPEVFKNVLKPLLDKLINETSSNERLYGTGNAKVADAKPIYALAQCTPDLTEKECKACLQDSSSRLPGCCAGVDGARILKPSCHLRFENGPFYSTTAPQQNGVCTDNAEYCWKCLASENDTSINMFMTNVKELLSSFSSDKTRSAYGFFNSSIGENSNKAYAIALCRGDLSPESCRSCVSSSSKNILDNCPNRWEAILWDELCMVRYNNSIFSARNDDPRMYIPNPNNVWESNLFRLTLKPLLDKITSKASMGDSLKKYDSGQATVPGYETIYAAAQCTPDLDKDECYGCLDDAANFIPQQFDGKQGGRILKPSCNLRFEVKPFFSATADPVLSPNLSEGKNTTARNVAIAVVIPSVAVVIIIIMICTFLKLKKKPSENLKTEAEVEEDISWDDSLQFNLDTMMKATCDFSDENKLGEGGFGSVYKGRLSNGQYIAVKRLSKTSGQGDEEFKNEVKLVAKLQHRNLVRLLGFCLDGKERLLVYEYVSNSSLDRFIFDPTKRAELDWDIRYKIIQGIVRGLLYLHEDSRLRIIHRDLKASNILLDEEMTPKIADFGMARLFVFDQTQDKTNRIVGTYGYMSPEYTLHGQFSVKSDVYSFGVLLLEIVKGEKNSSFQNGEDMEDLLTYAWRNWNEGTAANLIDPKILLGSRSEILRCIQIGLLCVQEDVADRPTVNSIVLMLNSHSVTIRAPSKPAFFMHSNFGPEMSLSSNNSNSAASQSHGHGSKSDSNQASKNEASMTELTPR, translated from the exons ATGATTTCATTCGGGACGTTAAATATGAGTCCTCTAACTCtacttcttttctttcttttcagaTTGATTCATCTTCCAATTCCCAACCATGCCCAACTCATAGATTGTACATCAAGCGCTGAATATTGCTGGAATTGCAGTTCCAACGGTGGAAACTACTCTGCTAATAGCTTGTACCAAAGAAACCTCAACAATCTCTTGCTCTCTTTTCCTTCTGTAGCACTAGCACCAAAGACCATCAGATTTTACAACCTGTCATCGCCACAAGTATTAAACAAAGTAAACGTAATCGCTCTATGCAGAGGAGACGTTGATTCGACCAATTGCCTATCTTGCTTAAACACCACTAGTCGTATGATTTTGGATCAGTGTCCAAATCAGATGGAAGCAATCTTATGGGGCGAGAGATGTATGGTACGTTACTCGAACAGGTCTATATATCAAGTGTTAGAGGAAGACCCCAGTGGAATGTTGCCAAGCCCGAATCCTGTACCTGACCCTGAAGTGTTTAAAAACGTATTAAAGCCTCTGCTTGACAAGTTAATTAACGAAACTAGTTCTAATGAAAGACTGTACGGAACAGGAAACGCTAAAGTCGCTGACGCTAAGCCAATATACGCCCTTGCCCAATGCACACCAGACTTGACCGAGAAGGAGTGTAAAGCTTGCTTGCAAGACTCAAGTTCCAGGCTTCCAGGTTGTTGCGCTGGAGTAGATGGAGCAAGAATACTTAAACCCAGCTGTCATCTCAGGTTCGAGAACGGTCCCTTTTACAGCACTACGGCACCTCAACAAAACGGTGTATGTACAGACAACGCTGAATATTGCTGGAAGTGTTTAGCCAGTGAAAATGACACTAGTATCAACATGTTCATGACAAATGTCAAAGAACTCCTGTCTTCTTTCTCTTCTGATAAAACTCGAAGTGCTTACGGGTTTTTCAATTCTTCCATAGGAGAAAACTCAAATAAAGCCTACGCTATTGCACTTTGTAGAGGAGACCTTTCCCCAGAAAGTTGCCGGAGCTGTGTGAGTAGCTCTAGTAAAAATATCTTGGACAACTGTCCAAATAGGTGGGAGGCTATCCTATGGGACGAGCTTTGTATGGTAAGGTACAACAACTCAATATTCTCTGCGAGAAATGATGACCCTAGGATGTATATCCCGAATCCAAACAACGTTTGGGAATCCAATCTGTTTAGGCTTACCCTTAAACCGTTGTTGGATAAGATAACTAGCAAAGCTTCTATGGGTGATTCTTTAAAGAAGTACGATTCTGGACAAGCCACTGTTCCAGGATACGAAACCATATATGCAGCCGCGCAGTGTACTCCTGATTTGGACAAAGATGAGTGTTACGGCTGCTTAGACGATGCTGCCAATTTCATTCCTCAACAGTTTGATGGGAAGCAAGGTGGCAGAATTCTTAAACCAAGTTGTAACTTAAGGTTCGAAGTGAAGCCATTCTTTAGTGCTACGGCTGATCCAGTACTGTCTCCTAATTTATCTGAAG gaAAAAATACTACAGCACGAAATGTTGCTATAGCTGTTGTTATTCCGTCTGTTGCAGTTGtgataattatcattatgataTGCACTTTTCTGAAGTTAAAGAAGAAGCCGAGTGAAAATCTTAAAA CTGAAGCTGAAGTTGAAGAGGACATCAGCTGGGATGATTCTTTGCAATTCAACTTAGACACCATGATGAAAGCAACCTGTGACTTTTCCGATGAAAACAAACTTGGAGAAGGTGGATTTGGATCCGTTTACAAG GGGAGGCTATCTAATGGACAGTATATAGCAGTGAAACGGCTCTCCAAGACTTCTGGACAGGGTGACGAAGAGTTTAAAAATGAAGTTAAGCTTGTTGCGAAACTCCAACACCGAAATTTAGTTAGACTCCTAGGCTTCTGCTTGGATGGAAAAGAAAGACTTCTCGTTTATGAATACGTATCAAATTCAAGCCTTGATCGATTCATATTTG ATCCAACAAAGCGTGCAGAATTGGATTGGGATATACGTTACAAAATAATCCAAGGCATTGTTCGGGGTCTACTTTACCTTCACGAGGACTCTCGTCTAAGAATTATTCATCGTGACCTCAAAGCTAGTAATATATTGTTGGATGAGGAAATGACCCCAAAGATAGCAGATTTTGGAATGGCAAGGTTATTTGTGTTCGATCAAACCCAAGACAAAACTAATCGGATTGTGGGTACCTA CGGATATATGTCTCCAGAGTACACACTTCATGGACAATTTTCTGTCAAGTCTGATGTATATAGCTTTGGAGTCTTACTATTGGAGATTGTCAAAGGAGAAAAGAATAGCAGTTTTCAAAATGGGGAGGACATGGAGGACCTTTTAACCTAC GCATGGAGAAACTGGAACGAGGGGACAGCTGCAAATCTTATAGACCCGAAAATTCTGTTGGGTTCAAGATCTGAGATTCTTAGATGCATCCAAATTGGACTATTGTGTGTTCAAGAAGATGTGGCAGACAGACCAACCGTGAATTCGATTGTTCTCATGCTAAATAGCCACTCTGTTACAATCCGCGCCCCTTCTAAACCTGCATTTTTCATGCATAGTAATTTTGGACCAGAGATGTCGTTATCCTCCAATAATAGTAACTCAGCAGCGTCTCAATCACACGGCCACGGTTCAAAGAGTGACTCTAATCAAGCATCcaaaaatgaggcctcaatgACTGAACTCACCCCTCGCTAG
- the LOC115707453 gene encoding cysteine-rich receptor-like protein kinase 26 isoform X1, with product MISFGTLNMSPLTLLLFFLFRLIHLPIPNHAQLIDCTSSAEYCWNCSSNGGNYSANSLYQRNLNNLLLSFPSVALAPKTIRFYNLSSPQVLNKVNVIALCRGDVDSTNCLSCLNTTSRMILDQCPNQMEAILWGERCMVRYSNRSIYQVLEEDPSGMLPSPNPVPDPEVFKNVLKPLLDKLINETSSNERLYGTGNAKVADAKPIYALAQCTPDLTEKECKACLQDSSSRLPGCCAGVDGARILKPSCHLRFENGPFYSTTAPQQNGVCTDNAEYCWKCLASENDTSINMFMTNVKELLSSFSSDKTRSAYGFFNSSIGENSNKAYAIALCRGDLSPESCRSCVSSSSKNILDNCPNRWEAILWDELCMVRYNNSIFSARNDDPRMYIPNPNNVWESNLFRLTLKPLLDKITSKASMGDSLKKYDSGQATVPGYETIYAAAQCTPDLDKDECYGCLDDAANFIPQQFDGKQGGRILKPSCNLRFEVKPFFSATADPVLSPNLSEGKNTTARNVAIAVVIPSVAVVIIIIMICTFLKLKKKPSENLKIEAEAEVEEDISWDDSLQFNLDTMMKATCDFSDENKLGEGGFGSVYKGRLSNGQYIAVKRLSKTSGQGDEEFKNEVKLVAKLQHRNLVRLLGFCLDGKERLLVYEYVSNSSLDRFIFDPTKRAELDWDIRYKIIQGIVRGLLYLHEDSRLRIIHRDLKASNILLDEEMTPKIADFGMARLFVFDQTQDKTNRIVGTYGYMSPEYTLHGQFSVKSDVYSFGVLLLEIVKGEKNSSFQNGEDMEDLLTYAWRNWNEGTAANLIDPKILLGSRSEILRCIQIGLLCVQEDVADRPTVNSIVLMLNSHSVTIRAPSKPAFFMHSNFGPEMSLSSNNSNSAASQSHGHGSKSDSNQASKNEASMTELTPR from the exons ATGATTTCATTCGGGACGTTAAATATGAGTCCTCTAACTCtacttcttttctttcttttcagaTTGATTCATCTTCCAATTCCCAACCATGCCCAACTCATAGATTGTACATCAAGCGCTGAATATTGCTGGAATTGCAGTTCCAACGGTGGAAACTACTCTGCTAATAGCTTGTACCAAAGAAACCTCAACAATCTCTTGCTCTCTTTTCCTTCTGTAGCACTAGCACCAAAGACCATCAGATTTTACAACCTGTCATCGCCACAAGTATTAAACAAAGTAAACGTAATCGCTCTATGCAGAGGAGACGTTGATTCGACCAATTGCCTATCTTGCTTAAACACCACTAGTCGTATGATTTTGGATCAGTGTCCAAATCAGATGGAAGCAATCTTATGGGGCGAGAGATGTATGGTACGTTACTCGAACAGGTCTATATATCAAGTGTTAGAGGAAGACCCCAGTGGAATGTTGCCAAGCCCGAATCCTGTACCTGACCCTGAAGTGTTTAAAAACGTATTAAAGCCTCTGCTTGACAAGTTAATTAACGAAACTAGTTCTAATGAAAGACTGTACGGAACAGGAAACGCTAAAGTCGCTGACGCTAAGCCAATATACGCCCTTGCCCAATGCACACCAGACTTGACCGAGAAGGAGTGTAAAGCTTGCTTGCAAGACTCAAGTTCCAGGCTTCCAGGTTGTTGCGCTGGAGTAGATGGAGCAAGAATACTTAAACCCAGCTGTCATCTCAGGTTCGAGAACGGTCCCTTTTACAGCACTACGGCACCTCAACAAAACGGTGTATGTACAGACAACGCTGAATATTGCTGGAAGTGTTTAGCCAGTGAAAATGACACTAGTATCAACATGTTCATGACAAATGTCAAAGAACTCCTGTCTTCTTTCTCTTCTGATAAAACTCGAAGTGCTTACGGGTTTTTCAATTCTTCCATAGGAGAAAACTCAAATAAAGCCTACGCTATTGCACTTTGTAGAGGAGACCTTTCCCCAGAAAGTTGCCGGAGCTGTGTGAGTAGCTCTAGTAAAAATATCTTGGACAACTGTCCAAATAGGTGGGAGGCTATCCTATGGGACGAGCTTTGTATGGTAAGGTACAACAACTCAATATTCTCTGCGAGAAATGATGACCCTAGGATGTATATCCCGAATCCAAACAACGTTTGGGAATCCAATCTGTTTAGGCTTACCCTTAAACCGTTGTTGGATAAGATAACTAGCAAAGCTTCTATGGGTGATTCTTTAAAGAAGTACGATTCTGGACAAGCCACTGTTCCAGGATACGAAACCATATATGCAGCCGCGCAGTGTACTCCTGATTTGGACAAAGATGAGTGTTACGGCTGCTTAGACGATGCTGCCAATTTCATTCCTCAACAGTTTGATGGGAAGCAAGGTGGCAGAATTCTTAAACCAAGTTGTAACTTAAGGTTCGAAGTGAAGCCATTCTTTAGTGCTACGGCTGATCCAGTACTGTCTCCTAATTTATCTGAAG gaAAAAATACTACAGCACGAAATGTTGCTATAGCTGTTGTTATTCCGTCTGTTGCAGTTGtgataattatcattatgataTGCACTTTTCTGAAGTTAAAGAAGAAGCCGAGTGAAAATCTTAAAA TTGAAGCTGAAGCTGAAGTTGAAGAGGACATCAGCTGGGATGATTCTTTGCAATTCAACTTAGACACCATGATGAAAGCAACCTGTGACTTTTCCGATGAAAACAAACTTGGAGAAGGTGGATTTGGATCCGTTTACAAG GGGAGGCTATCTAATGGACAGTATATAGCAGTGAAACGGCTCTCCAAGACTTCTGGACAGGGTGACGAAGAGTTTAAAAATGAAGTTAAGCTTGTTGCGAAACTCCAACACCGAAATTTAGTTAGACTCCTAGGCTTCTGCTTGGATGGAAAAGAAAGACTTCTCGTTTATGAATACGTATCAAATTCAAGCCTTGATCGATTCATATTTG ATCCAACAAAGCGTGCAGAATTGGATTGGGATATACGTTACAAAATAATCCAAGGCATTGTTCGGGGTCTACTTTACCTTCACGAGGACTCTCGTCTAAGAATTATTCATCGTGACCTCAAAGCTAGTAATATATTGTTGGATGAGGAAATGACCCCAAAGATAGCAGATTTTGGAATGGCAAGGTTATTTGTGTTCGATCAAACCCAAGACAAAACTAATCGGATTGTGGGTACCTA CGGATATATGTCTCCAGAGTACACACTTCATGGACAATTTTCTGTCAAGTCTGATGTATATAGCTTTGGAGTCTTACTATTGGAGATTGTCAAAGGAGAAAAGAATAGCAGTTTTCAAAATGGGGAGGACATGGAGGACCTTTTAACCTAC GCATGGAGAAACTGGAACGAGGGGACAGCTGCAAATCTTATAGACCCGAAAATTCTGTTGGGTTCAAGATCTGAGATTCTTAGATGCATCCAAATTGGACTATTGTGTGTTCAAGAAGATGTGGCAGACAGACCAACCGTGAATTCGATTGTTCTCATGCTAAATAGCCACTCTGTTACAATCCGCGCCCCTTCTAAACCTGCATTTTTCATGCATAGTAATTTTGGACCAGAGATGTCGTTATCCTCCAATAATAGTAACTCAGCAGCGTCTCAATCACACGGCCACGGTTCAAAGAGTGACTCTAATCAAGCATCcaaaaatgaggcctcaatgACTGAACTCACCCCTCGCTAG